One genomic segment of Bombus vancouverensis nearcticus chromosome 11, iyBomVanc1_principal, whole genome shotgun sequence includes these proteins:
- the LOC143303324 gene encoding omega-amidase NIT2-A-like, which yields MPEIEGDKLYNTCTIWGPDGTLIAKHRKVHLFDIDIPNKITFRESDSLSPGNSLTTFDVKGCKIGIGICYDIRFEEMARIYRNKGCQMLIYPAAFNMTTGPLHWSLLQRFRANDNQLYVACISPARVP from the exons atgcctgaaatagagggcgataaattgtacaatacctgtactatttggggtcccgatggaactttgatagcaaaacaccgaaag gtacatctattcgacatcgacattcctaataagattacttttcgagagagtgattcactcagtcctggtaactccctaacgacgttcgatgtgaagggctgcaaaataggtattggcatttgctatgatattagattcgaggaaatggcacgcatttatcggaacaaag gttgccaaatgctgatatatccagcggcattcaatatgaccactggaccactgcactggtcattacttcagcgtttcagagcgaatgataatcaattatacgttgcctgcatatcaccggctcgtgttccttaa